One Hevea brasiliensis isolate MT/VB/25A 57/8 chromosome 6, ASM3005281v1, whole genome shotgun sequence genomic window, TCGAATATCTGATGTTTTTAATTAGGAGGCTTTGGATATTTTCTTACTTGCAAATTTCTTCCATGTAGTACCTCTGTATTATGTACATGATATCTCACAATTAATTCAATTGCTATTTTTAGCTAACTAAATTTTTCCTCCTCCCATTGTCCAGATCCATGCTATGCAACTTTTCATGATGCAGAATGGGGAGTACAGGTGCATGATGACAAGTACGTAACCTTAGAACAATATTTGGTTAATCTTATTGAGCATAAACTTCTAAACCAAAATTTGACTTGTAGTTTCTTCAATCTAATTATTCTTTCAACACACAGGAAGCTGTTTGAATTGCTATGCCTCTCAGGTGCTTTGGCTGAACTTACGTGGCCTGTCATTCTTAACAGAAGGCCTATATTTAGGTATCAGTTAATTTTAGTTTGATATAATATGTTTTGAATGGTGATGACGATATATTCTTGCTATACTCAATCTTTGACAATTAAAACAGTATGTCTATgttcaaatttttaatatttttcactTGATTTGAAGTGATGTTTATCTGTCCACAGGGAAGTGTTTTTGGGTTTTGACCCAATTGCTGTTTCAAAATTAAACGACAAAAAGATAGCTGTGCCCGGAAGTCTTGCCAGCTCACTACTGTCAGAACTAAAGCTACGATCCATCATTGAAAATGCACGTCAAATGTGCAAGGTAGGGACTTGGGCCTTTTCTTTTGCTATTTATGTTGCAAACtaatttcaattttgtttttcCATGGTTTTCTTTCATGTCTTTGGCAAAGGACCTCTAGGCTAAATGTAATTTTGTTGGAAATCTGCATACATCCATAATCTTCAAACTGCTAATTTACCCACGAGAAAGAAAGAAAGCTGATCTGCCTTACTCTCATTGATGATGCAGGTCATAGATGAGTTTGGGTCATTCGACAAATATATCTGGAACTTTGTAAACCAAAAGCCTATAGTTAATCAATTCCGACACTCCCGTCAAGTTCCAGTCAAGACCCCAAAAGCAGAGGCCATAAGCAAAGATCTAGTACGAAGAGGGTTTCGAAGTGTGGGGCCAACAGTCATATATGCATTCATGCAAGTGGCTGGATTGACAAATGACCATCTCGTCAGTTGCTTCAGATTCCAGGAGTGTCTTACTGGGACTGAAGTAAGGGAACAGAATGAGAGTCTTAAGCCCAAGACTGAAAAGAAAGAACCTGCGGATCCAATTGATGTGGGAATTCCAAGAGCTATGGATGTCTATAGTTCCTCAAGATAACTAGGTCTCTGTCAGTTAGCTGTTTTCTGTGCTGGGTGGTTTTTGTATAAATGGTTACCACTACTGCTGAAAGTTTCTGCAAGCCCTATGTTTTGTTGGCATGTAATTACTTATTTGAAACATGACTGTATTATACAAGTATTATTTTCTTCATTCAAGTGAATATGTCGAAAGATGCTTCAAGAAAATCTATGTGCCCTCATGATCAGAGGACCCCGAAAGGAAAATCTGTCTATATATTGTTTATGGCACCAATTCTTGGCTGGCCTTCAGATCTAGGGCATCTTATGTTTCCTTACATTTGAAGAAAGGCTGCTACAATAGCGATGAGATCAAATCAACCAGGACATTCTTTTTATTAAGGTAATAGCCATCTCTGTTCAACTTATTCTATAATATCTTACATAAGCCTTGCCAAGTGGAAAATTTTTTGCTTAGATTAGATGGGATGAATGATGCTACGGCTTTTTGAATTTGAATAAAGGATTCTAGAGAAATACAATTAAAGTTGTAGAATAAAACTCAAAAATCTGTGATGCTATTGGTTTGGTCTGCACATGAGAATAAAGACTTGATAAAGAACTTAGTCGCAGCTGGCAAGCTCACATATAGGACCAGAAGTTTCACTTACAGTTGAATGTATCATGCTGTTCAATGTTCTTTACTTTTGTTTCCTTTACGTGAGTGTATTCATGTATAGAATCTGCACTTTAAATGAACACATGCCTTTACCATGTGTTTCTTTTTTTCTCCCTTTTTCCCCATGGATTGCGGCAAAAATATTCTCCCAGATATGGCTGGCTGGCGCTTGCAAAGCACTGAGGCTAGCATTTTTGAGGAATAAGCCATCTGTTGCATCCCAAGTTCTTGGACTTGACTGGACAGTACAACTACCTTAAAGCTCATTGATACTTGTGAGATCTCAAATTTGATTCTctcacaataataataataataataataattttattttaacttcACACATCATGAATTCATGTGCAAGTGCTGAGACTAGGAATTATTGGTTGATTTCGCTTTATTTATGTCATCATACATTGTATTATATTTGAATGCATGTACATAATCTAAAGATGCCATAAGTTTGGAGATTGTATGAACCCACCTAGATCTAGAGTTGGAAGGAAGGGCAATCTAATAAGTATCCAAAATTGTCTACGTTCTAGGTTTCTGACCAAAAGAATCTTGACAAGTCAAGATGTAGCAGGTTTTATTTGACTAAGGTGCACTCTATTTGTCTTCTTAATCCCAACCACTTTCCTCGCAGCCGTGTGAAATGAATATTTTACTTTCCGCATGGATGCCTGCATTGCACAAATACCTTCTTCCATTCAAATTATTATCTATCAAATTTCAATATTCAAATACTAATATtacaattattattttaaattattgacttttaattgctaaaattttaattcaaaaaaaaattactattaaatcTCTTTATTTTTAACAAAACTAATTATTTCATCttcttatttaaaaaatacattagttGATTTATTCTGTTTACTCCTTAGTCCATCCGATCATTTTGAGCgttattttgaattttatttaggtcctttaattttaaaaacaTACTTTATagtctatttattttttaaaacttgAACTATTTAGTTCCTGTAACGATGATAATTTCACTCTTCTTTGTTTAACTAACAAAAAGAGCTAAAGAGTAGACAGAATGAAAATATGAAACTaatcaatatatttttaaaaaataagaggACTAAATAATTAGTTTCGATAAAATAgagaaattaaatagtaatttttttaaaaaaattaatttaaaaatatatttactaaatatcattcaaaaattattttcaaatactCAATCAAACATacacaaaatatttatttcatagcactatttatatataaaaaaaataattatatgactAGAAAATTTCTAACTGAGAGCACatcaaactaaaaaaaaatattaaatttttaataatttataatatgagATAAAATACTTAACAAGTCAGAGTATCACTTCAATAATAGAAAATAATGCATCAAAAcagtgagattttttttttctttaaaagacTATgatataaaacaaaataatttaggaCAGATAATGACTATAAATTAGTATGGTAGTGGGTAGAAGACACACTGGCTGTCAAATAAAGTTCAACAGCCTAGAAGGTCAATGTAGTGGTCCAATTAATGAACCTAAGCAGAGCAAGTAAGCAGTCATTTGGCCAACTAAACTTGTTCAAGTCAATTTAGGACAGCTATTTTGGTGAACAAAAATGTCTCCACATATACATCAACTTGTGGCTTACTGTAATATTCCTTGTATAACTGGATATCCACTCTTGACATGCAAGGCATGGAGATGGACATCTTCACTTCTGGATACATCATCTTTTGTTTTATTCAAATTTGGGTTCTTATGTCAGAGAAAAATTTACTTAGATCTGATTAATCAAATATTTAAGATACAAACAAGTAATCTcacttattttatatgtaaatctcACTGTAAAAGTTGTGTTTCAACAATATCCGTTATAATATATAATGTTAAGCTAATCACCGATCAACATGGCATCAACCCAATTCCCAATTGGACCTTGTGCAATCGAAGttgaaattttcatttaatttcagCCAATGACAGTAGATTTGTTCTCTATGGATCAGTGATTGGAAAGCAAAATTCTGAaatttcattctttccctttttctTATACTTCTTTGATGTTGTATTTACAAATACATTCCGGATTGAAACTTCAAAATGGTCTAATTGGAGCTTACAAGATTCATTAAACTCAAAATGATTATAATAGAAACTCGATATTAATTAAATCACCATTTTTCTGTGTTATTCTGCTGCAACATTCTTCCAGAAATTGCTGCTGCTAGTGCTGCTGTGAAATTGGGATCTTTTGTCAAGGAAGAGGCCATCTGTTCCACTAAGAACTGACGGGCCTCGGGAGCTTCCATTCTTGATTTTGAACTTCTGGCATCATTGTTGGACTTACTAGATTTTGTGAGGTCAAGAGTAATGGTCGGTCCAGATGAGCCCAGTGAGGCTGAGCAGGGTACTGAACCAATGGTGAGACTACGAGTTGCAGCTGATGTTGCCTCCATTTGTGAGGGATGTGGATGATTGTGCTCCCCTTCATAAGTTGCCACTAGAACAGATTGATCTTCAATGCTTCTTTGAACCTGAAGAGCAACAACTAATGGAGTTATTTTATGTGTAGCAAattcattttccatgaaaattttcaGTACCAACATATTTTATGCTGTTATTTTTTGCCCAGTTGAACTAGTTGAGAGTGAAATCATATTTCTATGCAAGAAAGAAGATTGTTACAATGATTTTGGCTTAATTAATTACCTTCTTTTTGACAGGGCAGCTAGGAGCAAAAGAGCATTTGAAGTAAGCTCTTGGAGAAGGGTTATCTCTTGTGACCTTTTGGCCATATTTCCTCCATTGATATCCATCCTTGACAACCTGCAACAAGttaaaatctggaattggtaagACATATTGAAGCCAGAACTGGAAATTTATGTACAAAACAAGTGTTGTTGATTAATGAAGGGACTTACTAGGCTTGTATCGTTTGCTTCTGTCCTCACATAAGCCCTGGAAATCTTTGCTTTGATTACTTCTTCTCTTGATTTCTTGCATGATTCTTCATCAGTTGAGCTGCTCTCAGAAATCCCATTCATTGCAATTGTATTATCATTATTGTTGTTGCTGCTTTCAGATTTCCTTTTTCTTGATGGGCTAAGCTCCTTGTCTTGATTCTTGCTCATGAAATCCATTAACTGGCTTCTCAAAGCATTGTAGTTTTCACACATCACAGATAGCATTTCTGTGAGCTTCTTGTTTTCTGCGCTCACTCGGTTCAATTCCTCCACCAAAGCTCCAGTCTGAAATAATTAAACACACAATCCATAAACAAGTGATTCTAGTAAGGTTTAGCAAATTcccaacaaaatttaaaaattttttgggGCTAACCCAAATCATAAAATCATGATTCATAATCAAAATCAGTAGCCAATTAAAGTATATATATCCAACCTCGTCTTTCACTGAAACCTTCCTCCCCAACTCCATAAAATTGCTTTGCCCTTCTTTGGCCAAGCCTACCCTTGCTTGTACAGGGACATCATCATCATTAGAACGTCGAGGATTAATATTAAGATCCAAAGAAGTGTCTACCCATGAAGAAGAATAATCCATAGCCGCCGAAGTCGAAGTAGTCTTCATTCTCACTGATCTTGAAGCAAAACCCAAACAaaattccttttcttttatcctcTCGAACCTAGTAGTTGAAGAAGAACGCAAATGAAGAAAGGATATATATAGAGATCTAGCAGAAAGCAAGCTGAAGCTGTCTACTCGTTTAGGAGAAGAAAGAAGGTggaaaattagataagatattgAAGTTCTTGGCAAGAATGCTCTATATAAAGCGATAAGGAGAAAGAATAAAAGGGAAGAGAGGCCTTGTCGGTTGAGAACAACAATTTTGTCAAAGTCAAGCGCCCACCAAAAGAACAACAAACAATGGATCTCACATGTATTTTATTTGAATTCTATTGTTATTTATTTTGTAGCATTGGAAGattagaagtttaatgtttgACCAAATGCTTGCTTTTAGGTATTCtactctacaaatttttctagTGTCCTTTTGGTCTACTTTATAGAGATGGGTCCTACCCTTTAGTAATTGATTTGAGGTATATGGCCACTGGGGACTTTTCTTTCCAGTCACGTTTTGACGCATTTTCCACGTTATATTATTCTGCGTTATGCATTCATTATTCTATAGTTTCTTTTACAAGATTAATGGCCCTTTATTTTGCTTCTACACATGAATGAAGCCCATTCATTATTTGTTTTGAACGTACGTACCACTAATGTACCACTAATGCGTGTTGGGACATTTTTATCCCTTAAATGAAATTGAGTGTTCGATtttcatatataaaaaaaagatagTTATTAAGAgtagaattaattttaatttattggattgagcataaatatatattatgttcataaatatgaaaaatattttattttagcaTAAATTTAAAATGATATATAAAGTAATGTTATTTGAAGTCTACACTAAAAAGTAAAATGGTAATATTTAAAATCTATagtttttcaataatttataataaaattaaatctaaatcTTTTATTTTAAATGTTAATATGGAGACATAGTATTAAAAaatcttattttaaaaaaaaatatgattCTTATAAACATAAACTCATGATTTTATAACCTTACAAAATCTctcattattttataaaatataataatatttttaaaagaataaaaaatgcagcttattatttacatatttattttgaaaatttattatttatataatgagAGTTATTAAAGCATTCGGTTGAATTTCTtttgaataaaaagaaataacttcTTTTTTAATGTTATTGACATTTTGGCTTTATTTGTGttggaaaaatattttcttagatTTTTTAATATTTGGGATATTTAGAAAACatgtcaataaaaaaaaaaattattaaagtgaaaattaagttattttttaaattttaacatttattaaaaatatgaaaacgTTTATACATACTTTCATTAAGTATCGGTTTTAGTCATATAAATTGAAAGATATTTATTGGATTTGGAAGCCAACTAATAGTCACTTGAATTTGTCTTTGAAAATCTATTACTTGTAGAAAATTTTTAGATGTgtcatttttatcaaaattaaaatcaaagttAGACCAAATAAAGAAGGCGATGGGATATATAATAGAAGTTGCATTCAAATTAATTAAGATCTTTGATCTTTTGCTGTTTTTCATTATTCAATTTTGTCTTCTTTAttaataattcaataatattgaaattatattttaaattataaaataaataagttaTTAATTTATCccttaaaacaaataaataaattttcgttTACATATCTATTATTTAAATGGAGAGTCTTGGACAATGGATCTTGTCGAGTTGTGATACACACTTTTAATTGCCTTCTGCTATGGTCCACCTTTTTTCCATaaattcaacttttttttttcaataaaagtTTGATTTATAAAGACCCAttgaccccaaaaaaaaaaaatcaaatcttattaaattttcaaaatatataaaatttttatttaaattttaaaataatttcaaaataagtaaataaaagacttaaatttaaaatttttttacttcttacgccttaaaaaataaaaaaattaaactccTCCTAATTATGCATTCACCTTTTATTTGAaaccattaattttaattttcatacttaaatttaattttaaattattttttaatatttttaattaatatatttaaaaaataatttttttaataataattttaactaaAAATACCTACATTAAAGCAAAATCTATGTGTGCTGGGTACGATCATAACATTACCATATTATATTGTGGACTTGCATCTTTTGAATTAATCGAAGACCTAATTCAAGCCTTGGCCGACAAGCCAAAGAGTATGTCAATTTTGGACGGCTCTAAATGTCAAGTGAATCCCCTTGCCACTCCGTGCACCTGCCAATATTCTCTGTacctttttttttctaattattttaccattttaaaaataaatttaatatcattaatttaattttttaaaatttttatagttaataatattttcaataatgagtaattttattaaaataaattaaagtataataattaataaagtcATAGAATGCAAATCTATTTTGATGGTTGTGAAAGCaaattttatatgtatatatatatatatatagacgcaTGTTTAATTACTCTAATTGACCTTGTTGACCATATTtaatttggaaactttggataatggttgagaaaaattaattatttatcttATACATTGACATTGTTGCATAACATTCACATGTGGAagtacaattaaattattataatgttaataatttatatatatatttatgacaTGATTTTATACAACCAAGTTAGTGAGAGTAATGATCCCTATAGCCTATAGGTCATGATGATTAGCATTATCTCATAGTAAATTTtccaaaaatttataattaactatATAATATTGATTATTGAGTAGTGAGTCTTGTCAAATCCTATATATTTTTATCCTTTTAAAATTGAGGATTAATTGGTCTAAGCCATTATTGCATGTTAGAGATTTTATGGAGCGTGTTAAGGAATAGTAATTAGAGCACGATTAgcaatcatccattttggaaaattatataaattattatttgttATTAAGTAAAAGAAAAGACAATATTAAATAGAATTAAAGGagtaaaaatttgaatttaaCTTACATTACAAAATAACTTAAATTCATCCAAATTTCAAAAATAACTTAATCCAATgccatcaaaaattaaaaataaaataaaataatttaaattgtatAAACTTAAAAAACAGGAGTTAAATTatttagtaattttatttttaaatgtgaacggaataataatataaatttttaaatatgaaaaaaaaatttcattaataaaaCGCGTAAAGTAAAaagtattaaaatataatttttatagaataaaaagaaaatgaaattggatAGGGCGGTGGGTGGGGTCTATGTCACACCAGTGATGTCATAGACAAAGTCAGTCACCATTAAGACTCTTAGACCCAAATGAATTGGTGGGTCAGTCCATTGAACTTGAACCTGAAATTTTTAATTCTCTCTATGTTCTCATTCATGCATGTGGTTTGgcctttccttttttatttttttttatttaattatttttcttctctaattaattattaatttaatttt contains:
- the LOC110644857 gene encoding uncharacterized protein LOC110644857, whose product is MSVPPRVRSMDIAESENKAPQKPVKKAEKPRQQDTESKDKKHGKVASAVLRQKSMNGSCSSDVSSDSTHSRASSSSSLSSRSWSSGKMAVAARRNGVVRRKQCEVKIGKEAKTGGDDDCLAVESGNVVSGNSGPLGADDCLEIKKRCGWVTPNTDPCYATFHDAEWGVQVHDDKKLFELLCLSGALAELTWPVILNRRPIFREVFLGFDPIAVSKLNDKKIAVPGSLASSLLSELKLRSIIENARQMCKVIDEFGSFDKYIWNFVNQKPIVNQFRHSRQVPVKTPKAEAISKDLVRRGFRSVGPTVIYAFMQVAGLTNDHLVSCFRFQECLTGTEVREQNESLKPKTEKKEPADPIDVGIPRAMDVYSSSR
- the LOC110644854 gene encoding probable WRKY transcription factor 40: MKTTSTSAAMDYSSSWVDTSLDLNINPRRSNDDDVPVQARVGLAKEGQSNFMELGRKVSVKDETGALVEELNRVSAENKKLTEMLSVMCENYNALRSQLMDFMSKNQDKELSPSRKRKSESSNNNNDNTIAMNGISESSSTDEESCKKSREEVIKAKISRAYVRTEANDTSLVVKDGYQWRKYGQKVTRDNPSPRAYFKCSFAPSCPVKKKVQRSIEDQSVLVATYEGEHNHPHPSQMEATSAATRSLTIGSVPCSASLGSSGPTITLDLTKSSKSNNDARSSKSRMEAPEARQFLVEQMASSLTKDPNFTAALAAAISGRMLQQNNTEKW